A single window of Nocardia higoensis DNA harbors:
- a CDS encoding glycosyltransferase family 4 protein: MKILMVSWEYPPVVVGGLGRHVHHLAVELAAAGHEVVVLARRPTGTDASTHPTHSFIEDGVLVVAVAEDPPAFDFGEDMLAWTLAMGHAMVRAGIGLRTPGIGEGWTPDVVHAHDWLVAHPAIALAEFYDVPLVSTIHATEAGRHSGWVAGRVNKQVHSVEWWLANESDALITCSSSMQDEVERLYGAERTPITVIRNGIDVGAWTYRPRPPRTGPPRLLYVGRLEYEKGVQDAIAALPRIRRAHPGTTLTVAGIGTQFEWLRERARVHRVARAVSFAGQLDHTGLLGWLHGADAIVLPSRYEPFGIVALEAAAAGTPLVTSTAGGLGEAVIDGVTGASFEPADVDGLVEAVVATLDDPAAAQQRALAARERLTADFAWDVVAAETAQVYSSAKRRVRNPLARPVIVERPLPERDPNNPV, encoded by the coding sequence ATGAAGATCTTGATGGTGTCCTGGGAGTACCCACCCGTCGTGGTGGGTGGTCTCGGCAGGCATGTGCATCACCTCGCGGTCGAACTGGCCGCCGCCGGGCACGAGGTCGTCGTGCTGGCCCGCAGACCCACCGGCACCGACGCCTCCACCCACCCGACCCATTCGTTCATCGAGGACGGTGTGCTGGTCGTCGCGGTGGCCGAGGATCCGCCCGCCTTCGACTTCGGCGAGGACATGCTGGCCTGGACACTGGCGATGGGGCACGCCATGGTGCGCGCGGGCATCGGCCTGCGCACGCCGGGCATCGGTGAGGGCTGGACCCCCGACGTGGTGCACGCGCACGACTGGCTGGTCGCCCATCCCGCCATCGCGTTGGCCGAGTTCTACGACGTGCCACTGGTGTCGACGATCCACGCCACCGAGGCGGGCAGGCACAGCGGCTGGGTCGCCGGCCGGGTGAACAAGCAGGTGCATTCGGTGGAGTGGTGGCTGGCCAACGAGTCCGACGCGCTGATCACCTGCTCGTCGTCGATGCAGGACGAGGTCGAGCGGCTCTACGGCGCCGAGCGCACCCCGATCACGGTGATCCGCAACGGCATCGACGTGGGCGCGTGGACCTACCGGCCGCGTCCGCCGCGCACCGGTCCACCGCGGCTGCTCTACGTCGGGCGACTGGAGTACGAGAAGGGCGTGCAGGACGCGATCGCCGCGCTGCCGCGGATCCGGCGCGCGCATCCGGGCACCACGCTGACCGTCGCCGGGATCGGTACACAGTTCGAATGGCTGCGTGAGCGCGCCCGCGTGCACCGGGTCGCGCGGGCGGTGAGTTTCGCCGGGCAGCTCGACCACACCGGTCTGCTCGGCTGGCTGCACGGCGCCGACGCGATCGTACTGCCCAGTCGCTACGAGCCCTTCGGCATCGTCGCGCTCGAGGCCGCCGCCGCGGGCACCCCGCTGGTCACCTCCACCGCGGGCGGACTGGGCGAGGCCGTGATCGACGGGGTCACCGGCGCCTCGTTCGAACCCGCCGACGTCGACGGACTGGTGGAGGCCGTGGTGGCCACCCTGGACGATCCCGCGGCCGCCCAACAGCGCGCGCTCGCCGCCAGAGAACGGCTCACCGCCGATTTCGCGTGGGACGTCGTGGCCGCCGAGACCGCGCAGGTGTACTCCTCGGCCAAGCGCCGGGTACGCAATCCGCTGGCCCGCCCGGTCATCGTGGAACGACCGCTGCCCGAACGGGATCCGAACAACCCGGTCTAG
- a CDS encoding PQQ-binding-like beta-propeller repeat protein, whose product MRTGGVRAVSTRNVPKSTRALTVLAALGAVVLTGCGTDVDDISAGAGEGWPAVHYDGRNSGAGPETGARQMDLSWSRAVGGPIAQPVTVGPDSQLFVTTRTASGCAILSLQMPTGRKRFCDRLGPSAVSSPTLVDSHTNVYFGDDGAVNSYNLMGQPRWRTPVAGVPVSAQFTGDSHVLTITQSGQIDVLERQTGKRVVPTTQLLGEPDFLEYPDLTRPASGQGLDDCGAGGPQCPVATVSAIDAQTGRFFVTVWQPGRPMAELVALRYADQRIHRQWSAAVLAEGSATSPALSADAETVYVGDNSGRLIALNTEDGSTRWVKALPFTPGGAISVSADGLIIPAGAEGYLMALRDTGDVVETAWERKDLALRGLPVQAAGGIGYTTAAIGAGLNLVTFDTATGDTLDSDVLPGARGTTAGTSIGPEGEVVVATRIGEIFAFQPGH is encoded by the coding sequence GTGCGAACCGGTGGGGTGCGCGCGGTATCCACGCGGAATGTCCCGAAGTCCACACGCGCGCTGACCGTGCTCGCCGCCCTCGGCGCGGTCGTGCTCACCGGATGCGGCACCGATGTCGACGACATCTCCGCGGGGGCCGGCGAAGGCTGGCCCGCAGTCCATTACGACGGGCGCAATTCCGGCGCCGGACCAGAAACCGGTGCGCGGCAGATGGATCTGAGCTGGTCGCGCGCGGTCGGCGGACCCATCGCCCAGCCGGTCACCGTCGGTCCGGACAGTCAACTGTTCGTGACCACCCGCACCGCGAGTGGCTGCGCGATCCTGTCGCTGCAGATGCCGACCGGCCGCAAGCGTTTCTGTGATCGCCTGGGGCCCAGCGCCGTATCCTCGCCGACATTGGTCGACAGCCATACCAACGTCTACTTCGGTGACGACGGCGCGGTGAACTCCTACAACCTGATGGGCCAGCCGCGCTGGCGCACCCCGGTCGCGGGCGTCCCGGTCTCGGCGCAGTTCACCGGTGACAGCCACGTGCTCACCATCACCCAGTCCGGCCAGATCGACGTGCTCGAGCGTCAGACCGGCAAACGCGTGGTCCCGACCACCCAACTGCTCGGCGAGCCCGACTTCCTGGAGTATCCGGATCTGACCCGGCCTGCCTCCGGGCAGGGCCTCGACGACTGCGGCGCGGGCGGTCCGCAGTGTCCGGTCGCGACCGTCTCGGCCATCGACGCGCAGACCGGGCGTTTCTTCGTCACCGTCTGGCAGCCCGGTCGGCCCATGGCCGAACTCGTCGCGCTGCGTTACGCCGACCAGCGCATCCACCGGCAGTGGAGCGCCGCGGTCCTCGCCGAGGGCAGCGCGACCAGCCCCGCACTGTCGGCCGATGCCGAGACCGTCTACGTGGGCGACAACAGCGGCCGCCTGATCGCGCTGAACACCGAGGACGGCAGTACCCGGTGGGTGAAGGCGCTGCCGTTCACCCCGGGCGGCGCGATCTCGGTGTCCGCCGACGGTCTGATCATCCCGGCGGGCGCCGAAGGATACCTGATGGCGCTGCGCGACACCGGCGACGTCGTCGAGACCGCTTGGGAGCGCAAGGATCTGGCCCTGCGCGGGCTGCCGGTCCAGGCCGCGGGCGGCATCGGCTACACCACCGCCGCCATCGGCGCGGGCCTGAACCTCGTCACCTTCGACACCGCTACCGGCGACACCCTCGATTCCGATGTCCTGCCCGGCGCCCGAGGCACCACCGCGGGCACCTCCATCGGCCCCGAGGGCGAGGTCGTGGTCGCGACCAGGATCGGCGAGATCTTCGCCTTCCAGCCCGGCCACTGA
- a CDS encoding lipase family protein, whose protein sequence is MDQHQETGRGLRRWAGRALAVLVAAASVAAVTTAGPQTAPASAVGDFYTPPAQFPTEPGAIVKTTQMPLFVSYPNEKGWPTLGELVMYTSRLQDGTPTAVTGTYIEPAGPWLGAGERPTVVIAPGTSGQGDQCAMSVAFSTGLAAFAEPSLGFSANQELPSSTVWSRLGARVFVTDYIGLGTPGVHTYANRFEQAHAVLDGARAANALAGVGPQTPLVLWGYSQGGGATASAAELQPQYAPELNLKGTWAGGPVADLAAIQEVIDGALIGGAIGYAINSLLARYPELDSAVDRVTSPAGREMLATLSETCVGDLIIKYPFLRTDSLTADGRSLTEHMAAMPEAAPALDEQRLGGLAPATPVFVTSGLNDDTVPYGQARTLAETWCAKGATVRFRTNDLPPILPGATIPNHFGPEMIDAFGPDNAITYLLDRLADKPISGCTID, encoded by the coding sequence ATGGACCAGCATCAGGAAACGGGGCGGGGGCTACGCCGCTGGGCGGGCAGAGCGCTCGCGGTACTCGTGGCGGCGGCGAGCGTCGCGGCGGTGACCACGGCGGGGCCGCAGACCGCGCCCGCCTCGGCGGTCGGCGATTTCTACACTCCGCCCGCCCAGTTCCCGACCGAACCAGGCGCGATCGTCAAGACCACGCAGATGCCGTTGTTCGTTTCCTACCCGAACGAGAAGGGCTGGCCCACCCTGGGCGAGCTGGTCATGTACACCAGCCGCCTGCAGGACGGCACCCCCACCGCGGTGACCGGAACCTACATCGAGCCGGCCGGCCCGTGGCTGGGCGCGGGCGAGCGCCCCACCGTCGTGATCGCCCCCGGCACCTCGGGCCAGGGCGACCAGTGCGCGATGTCGGTGGCCTTCTCGACCGGCCTGGCGGCCTTCGCCGAGCCCTCGCTCGGCTTCTCGGCCAATCAGGAACTGCCGTCATCGACGGTGTGGAGCCGGCTGGGCGCGCGCGTGTTCGTGACCGACTACATCGGCCTGGGCACCCCCGGCGTGCACACCTACGCCAACCGGTTCGAGCAGGCACACGCCGTGCTCGACGGCGCGCGGGCGGCGAACGCGCTGGCGGGCGTCGGCCCGCAGACCCCGCTGGTGCTGTGGGGCTACTCCCAGGGCGGCGGCGCCACGGCGTCCGCGGCGGAGCTGCAGCCGCAATACGCGCCGGAGCTGAATCTGAAAGGCACCTGGGCGGGCGGGCCGGTCGCCGACCTCGCCGCCATCCAGGAGGTCATCGACGGCGCGCTGATCGGCGGCGCCATCGGCTACGCCATCAATTCGCTGCTCGCCAGGTATCCCGAGCTCGACAGCGCGGTCGATCGGGTCACCAGCCCGGCCGGACGCGAGATGCTCGCGACGCTGAGCGAGACCTGCGTCGGCGACCTCATCATCAAGTACCCGTTCCTGCGCACCGACTCGCTGACCGCCGACGGCCGCTCGCTCACCGAGCACATGGCCGCCATGCCCGAGGCCGCACCCGCGCTCGACGAACAGCGCCTCGGCGGCCTGGCGCCCGCCACGCCGGTGTTCGTCACCAGCGGCCTCAACGACGACACCGTGCCCTACGGCCAGGCCCGCACACTGGCCGAGACCTGGTGCGCCAAGGGCGCGACGGTGCGGTTCCGCACCAACGACCTGCCGCCGATCCTGCCCGGCGCGACCATCCCCAACCACTTCGGTCCGGAGATGATCGACGCGTTCGGTCCCGACAACGCGATCACCTATCTGCTCGATCGCCTCGCGGACAAGCCGATCTCCGGCTGCACCATCGACTGA
- a CDS encoding acyltransferase — MTSMWGAPLRSRWSGSRRRDPQQARFLTVASLRWVIANRAYTPWYLVRYYRLFKFKLANPHIVLRGMVFLGKNVEIHATPEFGRMEIGRWVHIGDGNAIRCHEGSLRIGDKVVFGKDNVVNTYLDIEIGESTLVADWCYICDFDHKMDDITLPIKDQGIVKSPVRIGPDTWIAAKVTVLRETRVGRGCVLGAHAVVKGEIPDYSIAVGAPAKVVKNRKAAWEAGAEARAAYIAALEDIQRKKNGAAANRS; from the coding sequence GTGACGAGCATGTGGGGCGCGCCGTTGCGCTCGCGCTGGAGCGGCTCGCGGCGCCGGGATCCGCAGCAGGCCCGATTTCTGACCGTGGCCTCGCTGCGCTGGGTCATCGCCAATCGCGCGTACACGCCCTGGTACCTGGTGCGTTACTACCGCCTGTTCAAGTTCAAGCTGGCCAACCCGCACATCGTGCTGCGCGGCATGGTGTTCCTGGGCAAGAACGTGGAGATCCACGCCACCCCCGAGTTCGGTCGCATGGAGATCGGCCGGTGGGTGCACATCGGCGACGGCAATGCCATCCGCTGCCACGAGGGCTCGCTGCGCATCGGCGACAAGGTGGTCTTCGGCAAGGACAACGTCGTCAACACCTACCTCGACATCGAGATCGGCGAGTCGACGTTGGTCGCGGACTGGTGCTACATCTGCGACTTCGACCACAAGATGGACGACATCACCCTGCCGATCAAGGACCAGGGCATCGTCAAGAGCCCGGTGCGCATCGGCCCGGACACCTGGATCGCGGCCAAGGTCACCGTACTGCGCGAGACCAGGGTGGGCCGCGGCTGTGTGCTCGGCGCGCACGCGGTGGTCAAGGGCGAGATCCCCGACTACTCGATCGCGGTCGGCGCGCCGGCCAAGGTCGTCAAGAACCGCAAGGCCGCCTGGGAAGCCGGGGCGGAAGCGCGCGCGGCGTACATCGCGGCGCTGGAGGACATCCAGCGCAAGAAGAACGGCGCCGCCGCGAACCGGTCCTGA
- a CDS encoding DUF1697 domain-containing protein yields the protein MRSYAALLRGIMPSNPNMRNEKLRGVFSGLGFENVASVLSSGNVVFRAAESDPAELEDRIQRALNAELGIAGGTLLRDYDSLRELLARDPFDGLVHERGSYLTVTFFKTAIADPVPALPADPLTRVIGYDEPTRALLTVIDNSTPKTPDFMAWLDKTYGKDITTRTWLTVQKVVRKMAA from the coding sequence ATGCGGAGTTACGCGGCGCTGTTGCGCGGGATCATGCCCAGCAATCCGAATATGCGCAACGAGAAGTTGCGCGGGGTGTTCAGCGGCCTCGGGTTCGAGAACGTCGCCTCGGTGCTCTCCAGCGGCAACGTCGTCTTCCGCGCCGCCGAGAGCGATCCGGCCGAGCTCGAGGACCGGATCCAGCGCGCGCTCAACGCGGAGCTCGGCATCGCGGGTGGCACCCTCCTGCGCGACTACGACTCCCTGCGCGAACTACTCGCCCGCGACCCGTTCGACGGCCTCGTGCACGAACGCGGCTCCTACCTCACGGTCACCTTCTTCAAGACCGCGATCGCCGATCCCGTGCCCGCGTTGCCGGCCGATCCGCTGACCCGGGTGATCGGATACGACGAACCCACCCGCGCGCTGCTCACGGTCATCGACAACAGCACGCCCAAGACGCCGGATTTCATGGCGTGGCTGGACAAGACCTACGGCAAGGACATCACCACCCGCACATGGCTGACAGTGCAGAAGGTGGTCAGGAAGATGGCGGCCTGA
- a CDS encoding THUMP-like domain-containing protein, whose protein sequence is MIDTVRLRRRAAAKIADAGEWLFTEDAVQQATPTPVARRRAQRLAGRAVHDVTCSVGAELVELARVCPAVIGSDLDTVRLAMAAHNLGAAWQPVTAEPLVRRGTAAAGPAAAAARDDITAAQSSPGAASVARMGAARGETTAALESTVGVGGDIPIPAHRGSARGRVGNVVLAAADALVPITKDIVIVADPGRRVGGRRTHDPAALQPPLPDLLTAYAGRDIVVKCAPGLDFDALDWQGEIEVVSLDGAVREACLWSPGVAEPGVRRRAVVLSGTGEAYTLTDADPDDIPQRAPGEWIIDPDGAVVRAGLVRHYAAEHGLWQLDPHIAYLTGDTVPPGMRGFRVEARMELREKTLRQELARRDCGSLEILVRGVDVDPDVLRKKLKLRGSTAYSLVITRIGRAATVFLCTAHAPVRPPSS, encoded by the coding sequence CTGATCGACACCGTGCGGTTGCGGCGCAGGGCGGCGGCCAAGATCGCCGACGCGGGGGAGTGGCTGTTCACCGAGGACGCGGTGCAGCAGGCGACACCCACTCCGGTCGCGCGCCGCCGTGCGCAGCGGCTGGCCGGTCGGGCGGTGCACGACGTGACCTGTTCGGTCGGCGCCGAACTCGTCGAACTGGCGCGGGTGTGCCCGGCGGTGATCGGCAGCGATCTCGATACCGTGCGTCTGGCGATGGCCGCGCACAACCTCGGCGCCGCCTGGCAGCCGGTCACGGCCGAACCGCTCGTGCGCCGCGGCACCGCCGCCGCCGGTCCGGCGGCGGCCGCGGCCCGCGACGACATCACCGCCGCGCAATCCTCCCCCGGCGCCGCCTCGGTGGCCCGGATGGGTGCCGCCCGCGGCGAGACCACCGCTGCCCTCGAGAGCACGGTCGGCGTCGGCGGGGACATCCCGATCCCGGCGCATCGTGGATCCGCGCGGGGGCGCGTGGGCAACGTGGTGCTGGCAGCGGCCGACGCCCTGGTACCGATCACGAAGGACATCGTGATCGTCGCCGACCCCGGTCGACGGGTGGGCGGGCGGCGCACACACGATCCGGCCGCCCTGCAACCTCCGCTGCCCGATCTGCTGACCGCCTACGCAGGGCGCGACATCGTCGTGAAGTGCGCTCCCGGACTGGATTTCGACGCACTCGACTGGCAGGGCGAGATCGAAGTGGTCTCCCTGGACGGCGCGGTGCGCGAAGCCTGCCTGTGGTCGCCCGGCGTGGCCGAACCGGGCGTACGTCGCCGTGCCGTCGTGCTGTCCGGTACGGGTGAGGCGTACACGCTCACCGACGCCGATCCCGACGACATCCCGCAGCGCGCGCCGGGGGAGTGGATCATCGACCCGGACGGCGCGGTCGTGCGCGCCGGGCTGGTGCGCCACTACGCGGCCGAACACGGCCTGTGGCAGCTCGATCCGCACATCGCCTATCTCACCGGCGACACCGTCCCGCCGGGCATGCGTGGGTTCCGTGTCGAGGCCCGAATGGAATTGCGGGAGAAGACGCTCCGGCAGGAACTGGCCCGACGGGACTGCGGTTCTCTGGAGATCCTGGTGCGCGGGGTCGACGTCGATCCCGACGTGCTGCGCAAGAAGCTGAAACTGCGTGGCTCGACAGCCTATTCGCTGGTGATCACCCGAATCGGGCGCGCCGCCACGGTATTCTTGTGCACGGCGCACGCGCCGGTCAGGCCGCCATCTTCCTGA
- a CDS encoding class I SAM-dependent methyltransferase: MTVRPDDPAPNPHATEAEVEAAFKDTKLAQVLYHDWEAETYDDKWSISYDERCIEYARGRFDAAVGPAPLPYERALELGCGTGFFLLNLMQGGVAKTGSVTDLSPGMVKVALRNAEHLGLDVDGRVADAETIPYEDNTFDLVVGHAVLHHIPDVEQALRECLRVLKPGGRFVFAGEPTTAGNFYARWLGRITWKATTTITKLPALAGWRRPQSELDESSRAAALEAVVDLHTFDPADLEAMARSAGAVGVKATTEEFAAALWGWPVRTFEAAVPEEKLTLGYRLAMYKAWQRLSWLDENVMRRVVPRQFFYNAMITGVKPTA; the protein is encoded by the coding sequence ATGACGGTACGTCCCGACGACCCCGCGCCGAACCCCCACGCCACCGAGGCGGAGGTGGAAGCGGCGTTCAAGGATACGAAGCTGGCCCAGGTGCTCTATCACGACTGGGAGGCCGAGACCTATGACGACAAGTGGTCCATCTCCTATGACGAGCGCTGCATCGAGTACGCCCGCGGCCGTTTCGACGCCGCGGTGGGTCCGGCTCCGCTGCCCTACGAGCGCGCCCTCGAACTGGGCTGCGGCACCGGCTTCTTCCTGCTGAACCTGATGCAGGGCGGGGTCGCCAAGACCGGCTCGGTCACCGACCTCTCGCCCGGCATGGTCAAGGTGGCCCTGCGCAACGCCGAGCATCTCGGACTGGACGTGGACGGCCGGGTCGCCGACGCCGAGACCATCCCGTACGAGGACAACACCTTCGACCTGGTGGTCGGCCACGCGGTGCTGCACCACATCCCCGACGTCGAGCAGGCGCTGCGCGAATGCCTGCGCGTGCTCAAGCCGGGCGGGCGGTTCGTCTTCGCGGGCGAACCCACCACCGCCGGCAACTTCTACGCCCGCTGGCTCGGTCGCATCACCTGGAAGGCGACCACCACCATCACCAAGCTGCCCGCGCTGGCGGGCTGGCGGCGTCCGCAGTCCGAACTCGACGAGTCCTCCCGGGCGGCCGCCCTCGAGGCCGTCGTCGACCTGCACACCTTCGATCCCGCCGATCTCGAGGCGATGGCCCGCTCGGCCGGCGCGGTCGGGGTGAAGGCGACCACCGAGGAGTTCGCGGCGGCGCTGTGGGGCTGGCCGGTGCGCACCTTCGAGGCCGCGGTGCCCGAGGAGAAGCTCACCCTCGGCTACCGCCTGGCGATGTACAAGGCGTGGCAGCGGCTGAGCTGGCTGGACGAGAACGTCATGCGCCGGGTCGTGCCGCGTCAGTTCTTCTACAACGCGATGATCACGGGTGTGAAGCCCACCGCGTAA
- a CDS encoding enoyl-CoA hydratase-related protein, with protein MAEFVTVDSPDADGVAVVRIARPPLNLFDTQLAREVAAATASAAQDPAVSALIVYGDERVFCAGDDMAELSALDSARAEAMAGDLQSALGALARVPQPTVAAIAGYGLGAGLELALGADRRIIGDNVKLGLPQIRAGLIPLAGIRRLTALIGPSAAKDLVYSGRFVEPDEALELGLVDEVVAPDDVFGAAYRWARQFHGGPARALAAAKAVFEAGPHGQDRARTEWAGLFGTEDARLGTASYLADGPGSAVFTGR; from the coding sequence ATGGCCGAATTCGTGACCGTGGACTCGCCGGACGCCGACGGTGTCGCCGTCGTCCGCATCGCCCGCCCGCCGCTGAATCTGTTCGACACGCAGCTCGCGCGGGAGGTGGCCGCCGCGACCGCGTCGGCGGCGCAGGATCCGGCGGTCTCGGCGCTGATCGTCTACGGCGACGAGCGGGTGTTCTGCGCCGGCGACGACATGGCCGAGCTGTCGGCCCTCGACTCGGCTCGTGCCGAGGCCATGGCCGGCGACCTGCAGTCGGCGCTGGGGGCGCTGGCGCGCGTGCCGCAGCCGACCGTCGCGGCGATCGCCGGTTACGGCCTGGGCGCGGGGCTGGAACTCGCGCTCGGGGCCGACCGGCGCATCATCGGCGACAACGTGAAGCTGGGTTTGCCGCAGATCCGGGCGGGGCTGATCCCGCTCGCGGGCATCCGCAGACTCACCGCGCTGATCGGACCGAGTGCGGCCAAGGATCTGGTGTACTCCGGCCGGTTCGTCGAGCCCGACGAGGCACTGGAACTGGGTCTGGTCGACGAGGTGGTCGCGCCCGACGACGTGTTCGGCGCCGCGTACCGCTGGGCGCGACAGTTCCACGGTGGACCGGCGCGGGCGCTGGCCGCGGCCAAGGCGGTCTTCGAGGCGGGCCCGCACGGCCAGGACCGGGCGCGCACCGAATGGGCCGGGCTGTTCGGCACCGAGGACGCGCGTCTGGGCACCGCGTCCTACCTGGCCGACGGGCCGGGGTCGGCGGTCTTCACCGGGCGCTGA
- a CDS encoding NUDIX hydrolase: MLVRDGESGPEVFLQRRVNAMAFAAGMTVFPGGGVDTSDATADLAWAGPDPAWWARAFGTTEPRAQALVCAAVRETFEECGVLLAGPTADTLVGDTTVYHEARTAMEKRELSLAAFLGRENLVLRADLLRPWANWITPVIERRRYNTYFFVAVLPEGQLADGATSEAAAVHWRTPDEALKRWRAGEDILLPPTWAQLDSLSRFGATADILAAEPRIEPIMPVVPSESTIGEGAFLAFPDAARYFADIPAPGHLRGSAR; encoded by the coding sequence ATGCTGGTCCGCGACGGCGAGAGCGGTCCCGAGGTGTTCCTGCAGCGACGGGTGAACGCCATGGCCTTCGCCGCCGGAATGACGGTGTTCCCCGGCGGCGGCGTCGACACCTCCGACGCGACCGCCGACCTCGCCTGGGCAGGTCCGGACCCGGCCTGGTGGGCGCGGGCCTTCGGCACCACCGAGCCCAGGGCGCAGGCGCTGGTGTGCGCCGCGGTGCGCGAGACCTTCGAGGAGTGCGGCGTCCTGCTGGCCGGGCCGACCGCCGACACGCTGGTCGGCGACACCACCGTCTACCACGAGGCGCGCACCGCGATGGAGAAGCGCGAGCTGTCGCTGGCGGCCTTCCTCGGGCGGGAGAACCTGGTGCTGCGCGCGGACCTGCTGCGTCCGTGGGCCAACTGGATCACCCCGGTCATCGAGCGCCGACGCTACAACACCTACTTCTTCGTCGCCGTGCTGCCCGAGGGGCAGCTCGCCGACGGAGCGACCTCCGAGGCCGCCGCCGTGCACTGGCGCACCCCCGACGAGGCGCTGAAGCGGTGGCGCGCGGGCGAGGACATCCTGCTGCCGCCCACCTGGGCGCAGCTGGACTCGCTGTCGCGGTTCGGCGCCACCGCCGACATTCTCGCCGCCGAACCGCGGATCGAGCCGATCATGCCCGTGGTGCCCTCGGAGAGCACGATCGGCGAGGGTGCCTTCCTGGCCTTCCCCGACGCCGCGCGATACTTCGCGGACATCCCCGCTCCCGGTCACTTGCGCGGGTCCGCGCGCTGA
- a CDS encoding ABC transporter ATP-binding protein, which translates to MERVSQPDPDLLIDFTDVTVRRSGHTLVGPVSWQVELDERWVVLGPNGAGKTSLLRIAAAEVHPTSGTAHLLGETLGRVDVNELRPRIGLSSAALAGRVPRDEKVLDLVVSAGYAVLGRWREHYDEMDTDRAVDMLESLGAEHLSDRTYGTLSEGERKRVLIARALMTDPELLLLDEPAAGLDLGGREELVERLGDLAADPDAPAIVLVTHHVEEIPPGFTHALLINEGQVVAQGLLHDVLTADNLSEAFRQSIALDKIDGRWFARRARRAGRHRTPR; encoded by the coding sequence ATGGAGCGCGTGTCGCAACCGGATCCCGATCTGCTCATCGACTTCACCGACGTGACCGTCCGACGCTCGGGGCACACCCTCGTCGGCCCCGTCTCCTGGCAGGTCGAGCTCGACGAACGCTGGGTCGTGCTCGGCCCCAACGGCGCGGGCAAGACCTCCCTGCTGCGCATCGCCGCCGCCGAGGTGCATCCCACCTCGGGCACCGCGCATCTGCTCGGCGAAACCCTCGGGCGGGTGGACGTCAACGAACTCCGCCCGCGCATCGGCCTGTCCTCGGCGGCGCTGGCCGGCCGGGTGCCGCGCGACGAGAAAGTCCTCGACCTGGTGGTCTCCGCTGGATACGCGGTGCTCGGCCGCTGGCGTGAGCACTATGACGAGATGGACACCGACCGCGCGGTCGACATGCTGGAAAGCCTGGGCGCCGAACATCTTTCCGACCGGACCTATGGCACCCTGTCCGAGGGGGAGCGCAAGCGCGTGCTGATCGCTCGCGCGCTGATGACCGACCCCGAACTGCTGCTGCTCGACGAGCCCGCGGCCGGTCTGGATCTGGGCGGGCGCGAGGAGCTGGTGGAGCGCCTCGGCGATCTGGCCGCCGATCCGGACGCCCCGGCCATCGTGCTGGTGACCCACCACGTGGAGGAGATCCCGCCGGGCTTCACCCACGCGCTGCTGATCAACGAGGGGCAGGTGGTCGCGCAGGGCCTGCTCCACGATGTGCTGACCGCGGACAACCTCAGTGAGGCATTCCGGCAGTCGATCGCGCTGGACAAGATCGACGGCCGCTGGTTCGCGCGCCGGGCGCGCCGGGCGGGCAGGCACCGCACCCCCCGCTGA